Proteins from a single region of Primulina tabacum isolate GXHZ01 chromosome 5, ASM2559414v2, whole genome shotgun sequence:
- the LOC142545788 gene encoding large ribosomal subunit protein eL33y-like has protein sequence MVKGRQGERVRLYVRGTILGYKRSKSNQYPNTSLIQIEGVNTQEEVAWYLGKRMAYIYKAKVKKNGSHYRCIWGKVARPHGNSGVVRAKFKSNLPPKSMGSRVRVFMYPSNI, from the exons ATGGTGAAGGGTCGGCAAGGCGAGCGCGTGAG GCTTTACGTTCGCGGTACTATTCTTGGGTACAAAAG GTCGAAGTCGAACCAGTACCCAAACACGTCGTTGATACAGATAGAAGGAGTGAACACGCAAGAGGAGGTGGCATGGTACCTCGGGAAGCGGATGGCATACATTTACAAAGCCAAGGTCAAGAAGAATGGTTCTCACTACCGTTGCATTTGGGGCAAGGTCGCACGTCCTCACGGCAACAGCGGGGTGGTTCGTGCTAAATTCAAGTCTAATCTTCCACCAAAATCCATG GGTTCTAGGGTGAGGGTATTCATGTATCCAAGCAATATATGA
- the LOC142545789 gene encoding uncharacterized protein LOC142545789 — protein sequence MEQPLLSAEKSGSAGRVSYEHVGRAGAVIPTASMPGTELSVDEIRSAASFSDVYPPSLHDSLVGSPAPPQLYPNVEQTIGYPQDAYYGHLRDNAANIQRPVLDEVEIRELLIDHVGHRCCWGSRPARTWKIHAIENCNVYVGTIESFIEERDVKTEKEPYLGDEIDGKDKGHELGVWEVDLRSEFPVLFTPHKETRTIIPHSESIEKCSECTGRGDIVCPSCNADQDPGFYKENQMSQCPTCYGRGLIAHKDGSDTICLKCNGKGMIPCVTCGSRGLIKCEMCRGGGSVLKRQLAIIKWKTFEAKKVSAASGAASVPDDVFHRAKGVQLCNTQAYQCTPAFFADSYFLNKFSSEVISERVPVPPTARVICERHIISVVPVTRVTMTNRGSFFSFYIIGTSREVYLKDSYPSRFCWGICPCLEWLKL from the exons ATGGAGCAGCCATTGTTATCCGCGG AAAAAAGTGGGAGTGCGGGACGGGTTTCGTATGAGCACGTGGGAAGAGCTGGCGCCGTTATTCCTACGGCTTCGATGCCCGGAACTGAACTAAGCGTTGATGAAATTCGATCCGCCGCCTCTTTTTCTGATGTGTATCCGCCGTCTCTTCATGATTCCTTGGTGGGATCCCCCGCGCCTCCCCAGCTCTACCCTAACG TAGAACAAACCATTGGTTACCCTCAAGATGCATATTACGGGCATTTAAGAGATAATGCTGCCAATATACAAAG GCCTGTGTTGGATGAGGTGGAAATTCGAGAGCTACTGATCGATCATGTTGGTCATCGTTGCTGCTGGGGAAGCCGTCCTGCTCGAACATGGAAGATTCACGCAATAGAAAATTGTAATGTTTATGTGGGAACTATTGAAAGTTTTATTGAGGAGAGGGATGTGAAAACTGAAAAAGAACCATACCTTGGTGATGAAATTGATGGAAAAGATAAGGGACATGAGCTTGGAGTGTGGGAAGTGGATTTAAGGTCCGAGTTCCCGGTACTTTTTACACCTCATAAAGAAACACGGACCATCATTCCTCATTCGGAATCAATTGAAAAATGCTCAG AATGCACCGGAAGAGGGGATATTGTGTGCCCCTCTTGCAATGCAGATCAAGATCCTGGTTTCTACAAGGAGAATCAGATGTCGCAGTGTCCTACTTGTTATGGCAGAGGTTTGATAGCTCATAAAGATGGATCGGATACAAT ATGTCTGAAATGTAATGGGAAGGGGATGATTCCATGTGTGACTTGTGGATCTCGTGGATTGATCAAATGTGAGATGTGCAGAGGTGGTGGTTCTGTTCTGAAACGCCAATTGGCTATCATTAAATG GAAAACGTTTGAAGCGAAAAAAGTAAGTGCAGCGAGTGGAGCAGCATCAGTTCCAGATGACGTCTTCCACAGAGCAAAAGGTGTCCAGTTGTGCAACACCCAAGCTTATCAGTGCACCCCTGCCTTTTTTGCCGACTCGTATTTCCTCAACAAGTTTTCTTCCGAGGTTATAAGTGAAAGGGTTCCTGTACCTCCAACCGCAAGGGTGATTTGTGAAAGGCACATAATTTCGGTTGTGCCAGTAACTCGAGTGACCATGACTAATCGCGGTTCTTTTTTCAGTTTCTACATTATTGGAACTAGCAGGGAAGTGTACCTGAAGGACTCCTATCCTTCAAGATTCTGCTGGGGGATTTGCCCTTGCTTGGAATGGTTGAAGTTGTAG
- the LOC142545791 gene encoding ataxin-3 homolog translates to MDSYSGGGGASNGGMLYHEVQESKLCAVHCVNTVLQGPFFSEFDLAAVASDLDRTERQMMLGSVTGDFFPDLSHNVSLDGDFSIQVVEKALEVWGLEVIPLDNPVAEPAQIDPEMENAFICHLQDHWFCIRKANEEWYNFDSLYPAPEHLSKFYLSAYLDSLKGFGWSIFLVRGNFPKECPISSSEASNCYGQWLLPEDAERITKSCNSTTRTHQSAAQQLSDHYIKHDEAEMLQDDEVEDLKAAIATSLMNSPTAIETRPAPAESENKNSGAEQA, encoded by the exons ATGGACAGCTACTCGGGAGGTGGAGGGGCCAGCAATGGGGGGATGTTGTACCACGAGGTACAAGAGTCGAAGCTATGCGCAGTGCACTGCGTTAACACGGTTTTGCAGGGACCTTTCTTCTCAGAGTTCGATTTGGCGGCGGTCGCTTCCGATCTCGATCGAACCGAGCGGCAGATGATGCTCGGTTCTGTCACCGGAGATTTTTTCCCAGACCTCTCGCACAACGTTTCTCTCGATGGAGACTTCAGTATCCAG GTAGTGGAAAAAGCTTTGGAGGTGTGGGGTTTGGAAGTCATTCCCCTGGACAATCCTGTGGCTGAGCCAGCCCAAATAGACCCAGAAATGGAAAATGCATTTATATGCCACTTGCAAGACCATTGGTTTTGCATCAGAAAAGCGAATGAAGAGTGGTACAATTTTGACAGTCTCTACCCAGCACCCGAGCATCTCTCAAAGTTTTACCTTTCAGCCTACCTAGACTCTTTGAAGGGCTTTGGCTGGAGTATTTTCCTTGTGAGGGGGAATTTTCCGAAAGAGTGTCCCATCTCATCCTCTGAAGCTTCTAATTGTTATGGGCAGTGGCTGTTGCCCGAAGATGCGGAGAGGATCACCAAGTCATGCAACTCGACCACGAGAACCCATCAAAGTGCTGCTCAACAGCTTTCTGATCACTACATCAAACATGATGAAGCAGAAATGCTACAAGATGATGAAGTTGAGGATTTGAAAGCTGCAATAGCTACGAGTTTGATGAATTCTCCAACAGCGATTGAAACACGACCTGCTCCCGCAGAAAGTGAAAATAAAAACAGCGGTGCAGAACAGGCGTGA